In Rhizobiales bacterium NRL2, a genomic segment contains:
- a CDS encoding transporter — MESRFPIVRSLGALTLLTLLAAFLAGCSGGEDETPVAGAQPAPEPPVEVLYNSALDALVAEDYEQAAAGFDLVERQYPYSVWATKAQIMAIFSYYMTNDYDLAIGAAERFIRLHPGSKDTPYAHYMIAVSNYEQIADVERDQGRTREALNKLQEVLQRYPRSAYAQDAQAKLALTRDHLAGKEMTVGRYYLQRGHYVAAINRFRNVVEQFQTTSHTPEALHRLVESYLSLGVTDEAQATAAVLGHNYPQSQWYRDSYAMLQGEDLEPEASEGSWISQVWNSIF; from the coding sequence ATGGAATCCAGATTTCCGATCGTGCGCTCACTGGGCGCGCTGACGCTGTTGACCCTGCTTGCCGCGTTTCTCGCCGGCTGCTCGGGCGGCGAGGACGAGACTCCGGTCGCCGGCGCGCAGCCAGCCCCGGAACCCCCCGTCGAAGTGCTCTACAACAGTGCGCTGGATGCGCTCGTGGCCGAAGATTACGAACAGGCGGCGGCTGGCTTCGATCTGGTCGAGCGGCAGTATCCCTATTCGGTCTGGGCCACCAAGGCGCAGATCATGGCGATCTTCTCCTATTACATGACCAACGATTACGACCTCGCCATCGGCGCGGCCGAACGCTTCATTCGCCTGCATCCGGGCAGCAAGGACACGCCCTATGCCCACTACATGATCGCGGTCTCCAACTACGAGCAGATCGCCGATGTGGAGCGCGACCAGGGCCGCACGCGCGAGGCGCTGAACAAGTTGCAGGAGGTTCTCCAGCGCTATCCGCGCTCGGCCTACGCGCAGGATGCCCAGGCCAAGCTGGCGCTGACCCGCGATCATCTGGCGGGCAAGGAGATGACGGTCGGCCGCTACTACCTGCAGCGCGGTCACTACGTCGCGGCCATCAACCGGTTCCGCAATGTCGTGGAGCAGTTCCAGACCACCAGCCACACGCCCGAGGCGCTGCACCGGCTGGTCGAATCCTATCTGTCCCTCGGTGTGACCGACGAGGCGCAGGCGACCGCGGCCGTGCTGGGCCACAATTACCCGCAGAGCCAGTGGTATCGGGACTCCTATGCCATGCTCCAGGGCGAGGACCTGGAGCCGGAGGCCAGCGAGGGTTCCTGGATTTCGCAGGTCTGGAACAGCATTTTCTGA
- a CDS encoding DNA repair protein RecN yields MLRSLSIRDIVVFDRLDIDLAGGLCALTGETGAGKSILLDSLGLAIGQRAEGRLVRSGADRGAVIAVFELPDDHPAQELLREQEIEPEDQLIVRRTLSADGRSRAFVNDQPVSVGFLARLGETIVEVHGQAAEVGLMKTANHRGILDRFAGNDARLGAVGSTHAEWRRLEKAHAARVAEVEKARAEQDFLEHALAELEELSPEPGEEERLAERRGFLMQVEKIAEAVSDAVGALEDEGGVASRLRAAERALDRVRDRAAGRLEAALDALARAAVEADEAVNAISAVAADLDAEPGELERVDERLFALRGAARKHRVEADGLPELLERYRSQLAAIEGGGRDIERLAGEARAARETYLAAAETLSAARREAAGRLDEAVRGELEPLRMGGARFLTGVAPLAEQDWGAQGADQVRFEVATNPGAEPGPIAKIASGGELSRFMLALKVVLAGSGDAPVLIFDEVDRGVGGATADAVGERLQRLAGRFQVLVVTHSPQVAARAGRQWLIAKDVSDRATTRVVRLESGERREEIARMLSGAEITAEARAAADKLLSGRQP; encoded by the coding sequence ATGCTCCGGTCGCTCTCGATTCGTGACATCGTCGTCTTCGACCGGCTGGATATCGATCTGGCCGGCGGCCTTTGCGCGCTGACCGGCGAGACCGGCGCCGGCAAGTCGATCCTGCTCGATTCCCTCGGCCTCGCTATCGGCCAGCGCGCGGAGGGCCGGCTGGTGCGCTCCGGCGCCGACCGCGGCGCGGTGATCGCTGTCTTCGAACTTCCCGACGACCATCCCGCGCAGGAACTGTTGCGCGAACAGGAAATCGAGCCCGAGGATCAGCTCATCGTCCGCCGCACCCTGTCGGCGGACGGCCGTAGCCGGGCCTTCGTCAACGACCAGCCGGTCAGCGTGGGGTTCCTCGCACGGCTGGGCGAAACCATTGTCGAGGTTCATGGACAGGCGGCGGAGGTCGGGCTGATGAAGACGGCCAACCATCGCGGCATTCTGGACCGCTTTGCGGGCAACGACGCCCGCCTGGGGGCCGTCGGGAGCACGCACGCCGAATGGCGGCGGCTGGAGAAGGCCCACGCCGCGCGCGTCGCGGAAGTCGAGAAGGCGCGGGCGGAGCAGGACTTCCTTGAACACGCCCTGGCCGAGTTGGAGGAGCTGTCGCCGGAGCCCGGTGAGGAGGAGCGGCTGGCCGAGCGCCGCGGCTTCCTGATGCAGGTGGAGAAGATCGCCGAGGCGGTCTCCGACGCTGTCGGCGCACTGGAGGACGAAGGCGGCGTGGCTTCCCGCCTGCGTGCCGCCGAACGCGCCCTGGACAGGGTTCGGGACCGGGCCGCGGGACGGCTGGAGGCGGCGCTCGACGCCCTGGCGCGGGCGGCGGTGGAGGCCGATGAGGCGGTGAACGCGATTTCGGCCGTGGCGGCCGATCTGGACGCGGAACCGGGCGAACTGGAACGCGTCGACGAGCGGTTGTTCGCGCTGCGCGGCGCGGCGCGCAAGCATCGGGTCGAAGCGGACGGTCTCCCCGAACTGCTGGAACGCTACCGCAGCCAGCTCGCCGCGATCGAGGGCGGTGGTCGGGACATCGAGCGGCTGGCCGGCGAAGCGCGGGCGGCGCGGGAAACCTATCTTGCGGCCGCGGAGACGCTGTCGGCCGCGCGCCGCGAAGCGGCCGGCCGGCTGGACGAGGCGGTTCGCGGCGAACTCGAGCCCCTGCGGATGGGCGGGGCGCGGTTCCTGACCGGTGTTGCGCCGCTGGCGGAGCAGGACTGGGGTGCGCAGGGCGCCGATCAGGTGCGCTTCGAGGTCGCGACCAATCCGGGCGCGGAGCCGGGCCCGATCGCGAAGATCGCTTCGGGGGGCGAGCTCTCGCGATTCATGCTGGCGCTGAAGGTGGTGCTGGCCGGTTCGGGCGATGCGCCGGTGCTGATCTTCGACGAGGTCGACCGGGGCGTCGGCGGCGCGACGGCGGACGCCGTGGGCGAGCGGCTGCAACGTCTCGCCGGGCGCTTCCAGGTTCTGGTCGTCACCCACAGTCCGCAGGTCGCCGCGCGCGCGGGGCGGCAGTGGCTGATAGCCAAGGACGTCTCCGACCGCGCCACGACGCGCGTTGTCCGGCTGGAAAGCGGCGAACGGCGCGAGGAGATCGCGCGCATGCTGTCCGGCGCGGAAATCACGGCGGAAGCGCGCGCCGCCGCCGACAAGCTGCTGAGCGGGAGGCAGCCATGA
- a CDS encoding DNA ligase (NAD(+)) LigA: MSDRAPIEAREEHAGLVKQIREHDRRYYQEDAPTVTDAEYDRLRARLEELEAEHPDLVTLDSPTQSVGAAPASGFGKVTHARPMLSLGNAFSEEDVADFIQRVRRFLNLDAETEIALNAEPKIDGLSASLRYEKGRLVTGATRGDGYEGEDVTANVRTVGDIPNELPNGAPDVFEVRGEVYMSKTAFAELNRAQAEAGRQIYANPRNAAAGSLRQIDASVTANRKLAFFAYSWGEVSALPADTQSGVLAALEGWGFTINPLTRICRGVDEIMALYREIEAGRGELDYDIDGVVYKVDRLDWQDRLGYVSRSPRFAIAHKFPAEKAMTVLKGIDIQVGRTGALTPVARLEPVTVGGVVVSNATLHNEDEIARKDVRIGDTVILQRAGDVIPQILGVVEDKRPVDAKHYAFPETCPACGSHAVRDVRADGQLDVVRRCTGGLICPAQAVERLKHFVSRNAFDIEGLGTRQIEMFFQEGVIRAPADIFTLPGRNGELKLEEREGFGATSVRNLFAAIEERREIGLDRFLFALGIRHVGQQTARVLATNYLRLDDLLAAARAAAEGPESEAYQELVAIDGIGATVADALAEFAAEPHNREVLDALLAEVRVTDFEAPKRDTAVAGKTVVFTGTLETMTRDEAKARAESLGAKVSGSVSKKTDYVVAGPGAGSKAKKAAELGVTTLTEQEWLDLLG; this comes from the coding sequence ATGAGCGACAGGGCGCCGATCGAAGCGCGCGAGGAGCACGCCGGGCTGGTGAAGCAGATCCGCGAACACGACCGCCGCTACTACCAGGAGGATGCGCCGACGGTCACGGACGCCGAATACGACCGGTTGCGTGCGCGTCTGGAGGAACTGGAGGCGGAGCATCCGGACCTCGTGACCCTGGACAGCCCGACGCAGAGCGTGGGCGCGGCGCCGGCCTCCGGCTTCGGCAAGGTGACGCACGCCCGACCCATGCTCTCGCTGGGCAACGCCTTTTCCGAAGAGGACGTCGCCGACTTCATCCAGCGCGTGCGCCGGTTTCTCAACCTCGACGCCGAAACGGAAATCGCGCTCAACGCCGAACCGAAGATCGACGGGCTGTCGGCCTCGCTCCGCTACGAGAAGGGGCGGCTGGTCACCGGCGCCACGCGCGGCGACGGCTATGAGGGCGAGGACGTCACCGCCAATGTCCGCACCGTGGGCGACATACCGAACGAATTGCCGAACGGCGCGCCGGATGTCTTCGAGGTGCGCGGCGAGGTCTACATGTCGAAGACGGCCTTTGCCGAGCTGAACCGCGCCCAGGCCGAGGCGGGGCGGCAGATCTACGCCAATCCGCGCAATGCGGCGGCCGGTTCGCTCCGCCAGATCGACGCCTCGGTCACGGCGAACCGGAAACTCGCCTTCTTCGCCTATTCCTGGGGGGAGGTCTCGGCCCTGCCCGCCGACACCCAGTCCGGCGTGCTGGCGGCGCTCGAGGGCTGGGGCTTCACCATCAACCCGCTGACGCGCATCTGCCGCGGCGTCGACGAGATCATGGCGCTCTACCGGGAGATCGAGGCCGGGCGCGGGGAACTCGACTACGACATCGACGGCGTCGTCTACAAGGTCGACCGCCTCGACTGGCAGGACCGGCTCGGCTATGTCAGCCGCTCTCCGCGGTTCGCCATCGCCCACAAGTTCCCCGCCGAAAAGGCCATGACGGTGCTGAAGGGCATCGACATCCAGGTCGGCCGGACGGGCGCGCTGACGCCGGTGGCGCGGCTGGAGCCGGTGACCGTCGGCGGCGTCGTGGTCTCCAACGCGACGCTCCACAACGAGGACGAGATCGCCCGCAAGGACGTCCGTATCGGCGACACGGTGATCCTGCAGCGCGCCGGCGACGTGATCCCGCAGATCCTGGGCGTGGTCGAGGACAAGCGGCCCGTAGACGCGAAGCACTACGCGTTTCCCGAGACCTGCCCGGCCTGCGGCAGCCACGCCGTCCGCGACGTGCGCGCCGACGGCCAACTCGACGTGGTGCGCCGCTGCACCGGCGGGCTGATCTGCCCGGCGCAGGCGGTGGAGCGGCTCAAGCACTTCGTCTCCCGCAACGCCTTCGACATCGAAGGCCTGGGCACGCGGCAGATCGAGATGTTCTTCCAGGAAGGCGTGATCCGCGCCCCGGCCGACATCTTCACCCTGCCCGGTCGCAACGGGGAACTGAAGCTGGAGGAGCGCGAGGGCTTCGGCGCGACATCGGTGCGGAACCTGTTCGCCGCCATTGAGGAACGCCGCGAGATCGGCCTGGACCGTTTCCTGTTCGCCCTCGGGATCCGCCATGTCGGCCAGCAGACGGCGCGCGTGCTGGCGACGAACTATCTCAGGCTCGACGACCTTCTGGCGGCCGCGCGGGCGGCGGCGGAAGGACCGGAGTCCGAGGCCTATCAGGAACTGGTCGCCATCGACGGCATCGGCGCGACCGTCGCCGACGCGCTGGCCGAGTTCGCCGCCGAACCGCACAACCGCGAGGTGCTCGACGCGCTGCTGGCGGAAGTGCGGGTCACGGATTTCGAAGCGCCGAAGCGCGACACGGCGGTCGCCGGCAAGACCGTGGTGTTCACCGGCACGCTGGAAACCATGACCCGGGACGAGGCCAAGGCGCGTGCGGAATCGCTGGGGGCGAAGGTTTCCGGCTCGGTCTCGAAGAAGACCGACTACGTCGTCGCCGGCCCCGGGGCCGGCTCCAAGGCGAAGAAGGCCGCCGAACTGGGTGTCACGACCCTGACCGAGCAGGAATGGCTCGATCTCCTGGGTTAG
- a CDS encoding polyribonucleotide nucleotidyltransferase, with the protein MFQVKRKEIEWGGRKLVLETGKVARQATGSVMVTYGETMVLCTVVAERSPKPDLDFFPLTVNYQEKYFAAGKIPGGFFKREGRPADSETLTSRLIDRPVRPLFAPGFKNETQIICTVLQHDLENEPDVAAMVGASAALTISGLPFMGPLGGCRVGMVDGEYVLNPSRQQMPDSRLDLFVAGTVDAVMMVESEADELSEDEMLGAVMFGHKAYQEVIDAIIDLAETAAKEPWAPPPPLYTDSLMEQISGIARDDLAAAYTIREKTARQDAVSAAKQKVKDALAEHEEGRQAVGAALKDLEKNIVRNGILDTGQRIDGRDTRTVRPIECEVGILPRAHGSALFTRGETQALVVTTLGTGQDEQIIDALAGESREHFMLHYNFPPYSVGETSFRLGPGRREIGHGKLAWRAVHPLMPSKTEFPYTIRIVSEVTESNGSSSMATVCGTSLAMMDAGVPLRRPVSGIAMGLILEGDRHAVLSDILGDEDHLGDMDFKVAGTSKGVTSLQMDIKIAGITEEIMKTALGQANEGRAHILDCMSKAISAGREELKETAPRISVIKVPTDKIRDVIGTGGKVIREITEVTGCKIDIDDDGTVKVASNDGDAAQKALDWIHSIVAEPEPGAVYKGKVVKIMDFGAFVNFFGSRDGLVHVSEMQEGRTEKVTDVVNEGDEVYVKLLEVDDRGKVRLSMRYVDQETGIEKEGIEPLPQRERSGGGDRRPRRRD; encoded by the coding sequence ATGTTTCAGGTAAAACGAAAAGAGATCGAGTGGGGCGGGCGCAAGCTGGTCCTCGAAACGGGCAAGGTCGCCCGCCAGGCGACAGGCTCCGTGATGGTGACCTATGGCGAGACCATGGTGCTCTGCACGGTCGTCGCCGAAAGGTCCCCGAAGCCGGACCTGGATTTCTTCCCGCTGACCGTCAATTACCAGGAGAAGTATTTCGCCGCGGGCAAGATCCCCGGCGGCTTCTTCAAGCGAGAGGGCCGGCCCGCCGACAGCGAGACGCTGACCAGCCGCCTGATCGACCGGCCCGTCCGGCCGCTGTTCGCCCCGGGCTTCAAGAACGAGACCCAGATCATCTGCACCGTGCTGCAGCACGATCTGGAGAATGAGCCCGACGTCGCCGCGATGGTGGGCGCCTCCGCGGCGCTGACCATTTCCGGCCTGCCTTTCATGGGCCCGCTGGGCGGCTGCCGTGTGGGTATGGTGGACGGCGAATACGTCCTCAATCCATCCCGCCAGCAGATGCCCGACTCCCGTCTCGACCTGTTCGTCGCCGGCACCGTCGACGCCGTCATGATGGTGGAATCGGAGGCCGACGAGCTCAGCGAGGACGAGATGCTGGGCGCGGTGATGTTCGGCCACAAGGCCTATCAGGAAGTCATCGACGCCATCATCGACCTGGCCGAGACGGCCGCGAAGGAGCCCTGGGCCCCGCCGCCGCCGCTCTACACCGACTCTCTGATGGAGCAGATCTCCGGCATCGCCCGCGACGATCTCGCCGCCGCCTACACGATCCGCGAGAAGACCGCCCGCCAGGACGCCGTCTCGGCGGCCAAGCAGAAGGTCAAGGACGCCCTCGCTGAACACGAGGAAGGCCGGCAGGCGGTCGGCGCCGCGCTCAAGGACCTCGAGAAGAACATCGTCCGCAACGGTATCCTTGACACCGGACAGCGCATTGACGGCCGCGATACCCGCACGGTTCGCCCGATCGAATGCGAGGTCGGCATCCTGCCCCGCGCGCACGGTTCGGCGCTGTTCACCCGCGGCGAGACCCAGGCCCTGGTGGTCACCACGCTGGGGACCGGCCAGGACGAGCAGATCATCGACGCGCTGGCCGGCGAAAGCCGCGAGCACTTCATGCTGCACTACAACTTCCCGCCCTATTCGGTGGGCGAGACCAGCTTCCGCCTGGGCCCGGGACGCCGGGAAATCGGCCACGGCAAGCTGGCCTGGCGGGCGGTCCATCCGCTGATGCCGTCGAAGACCGAATTCCCCTACACCATCCGGATCGTTTCCGAGGTGACGGAATCCAACGGCTCTTCCTCGATGGCGACCGTCTGCGGCACCTCGCTGGCGATGATGGATGCGGGCGTGCCGCTGCGCCGCCCGGTCTCCGGCATCGCCATGGGCCTGATCCTGGAAGGCGATCGTCACGCCGTCCTGTCCGATATCCTCGGCGACGAGGATCATCTGGGCGACATGGACTTCAAGGTCGCCGGCACGTCGAAGGGCGTCACCTCGCTGCAGATGGATATCAAGATCGCGGGCATCACCGAGGAGATCATGAAGACCGCCCTCGGTCAGGCCAATGAGGGCCGCGCCCACATCCTGGACTGCATGTCGAAGGCGATCAGCGCAGGCCGCGAGGAGCTGAAGGAAACCGCTCCGCGCATTTCCGTGATCAAGGTTCCGACCGACAAGATCCGCGACGTCATCGGCACCGGCGGCAAGGTGATCCGGGAAATCACCGAGGTCACCGGCTGCAAGATCGACATCGACGACGATGGCACGGTGAAGGTGGCTTCCAACGACGGCGACGCCGCGCAGAAGGCGCTCGACTGGATCCATTCCATCGTCGCGGAGCCGGAGCCCGGCGCGGTCTACAAGGGCAAGGTCGTGAAGATCATGGACTTCGGCGCCTTCGTGAACTTCTTCGGAAGCCGCGACGGCCTGGTCCATGTCTCCGAGATGCAGGAAGGCCGCACCGAGAAGGTGACCGACGTCGTCAACGAAGGCGACGAGGTCTACGTCAAGCTGCTGGAGGTCGACGACCGCGGCAAGGTGCGCCTGTCGATGCGCTATGTCGATCAGGAGACCGGCATCGAGAAGGAGGGCATCGAGCCCCTGCCCCAGCGCGAGCGCTCGGGCGGCGGCGACCGCCGTCCCCGCCGGCGCGACTGA
- a CDS encoding 30S ribosomal protein S15, translating to MSITAERKSELIKEFAREGGDTGSPEVQIAILTERIVNLTEHFKTHKKDNHSRRGLLMLVSKRRSLLDYVRGKDEARYRELIQRLGIRR from the coding sequence ATGTCGATCACTGCCGAACGCAAGTCGGAACTGATCAAGGAATTTGCCCGCGAAGGCGGCGACACGGGTTCCCCCGAGGTCCAGATCGCGATCCTGACCGAACGGATCGTCAATCTGACCGAGCACTTCAAGACCCACAAGAAGGACAACCACTCGCGCCGCGGCCTGCTGATGCTGGTCTCCAAGCGGCGCTCGCTGCTTGACTATGTCAGGGGCAAGGACGAGGCGCGCTATCGCGAACTCATTCAGCGTCTCGGAATCCGCCGCTGA
- a CDS encoding tRNA pseudouridine(55) synthase TruB: MGRRRRGQPVHGWLVLDKPVGPTSTDMVNRARRLLDAQKAGHAGTLDPLASGILPIAFGEATKCVPLLNDATKVYRFTVRWGVQTTTDDAEGEALAESDVRPGPSAIDAALTAFTGRIMQTPPTFSAIKVNGQRAYDLARAGAPPDLPPREAEIYSLVHLDDPDPDHSRFEMRSGKGVYVRSLARDLALALGARGHVAELRRTAVGPFRESAAISLDDFVSLCDKRAGLEALSPIETALDDIPALALTGEQADRLRHGQPVRVLNFTSPEAELLCVMHDRKPVALARYRSEFVEPVRVFNL; encoded by the coding sequence ATGGGACGGCGTAGGCGCGGCCAGCCCGTACATGGCTGGCTGGTCCTCGACAAGCCCGTGGGGCCGACCTCCACCGACATGGTCAATCGCGCCCGGCGGCTGCTGGACGCGCAGAAGGCGGGCCATGCCGGCACCCTCGATCCGCTGGCCAGCGGCATCCTGCCCATCGCTTTCGGCGAGGCCACGAAATGCGTGCCGTTGCTGAACGACGCCACGAAGGTCTATCGCTTCACCGTGCGCTGGGGCGTGCAGACCACGACCGACGACGCCGAAGGCGAGGCTCTGGCCGAAAGCGATGTCCGGCCCGGCCCGTCCGCCATCGACGCCGCGCTGACCGCGTTCACCGGCCGGATCATGCAGACTCCGCCGACCTTCTCCGCCATCAAGGTGAATGGCCAACGGGCCTATGATCTGGCGCGCGCCGGCGCCCCGCCGGATCTGCCGCCCCGCGAGGCGGAGATCTACAGCCTGGTGCATCTCGACGACCCGGATCCGGACCACAGCCGCTTCGAGATGCGGTCCGGCAAGGGCGTCTATGTGCGCAGCCTGGCGCGCGATCTGGCCCTGGCGCTCGGCGCCCGCGGCCACGTCGCCGAACTGCGCCGCACGGCGGTGGGTCCGTTCCGCGAAAGCGCGGCGATTTCTCTGGATGATTTCGTTTCCCTGTGCGATAAGCGCGCCGGCCTTGAGGCCCTGTCACCGATCGAGACCGCGCTGGACGACATCCCGGCTCTGGCCCTGACCGGTGAGCAGGCTGACAGACTTCGTCATGGTCAGCCGGTCCGGGTCCTCAACTTCACGTCCCCGGAGGCGGAATTGCTGTGCGTGATGCACGACCGCAAGCCGGTGGCGCTGGCCCGCTACCGCTCGGAATTCGTCGAGCCGGTGCGTGTGTTCAATCTCTGA
- a CDS encoding ribosome-binding factor A has translation MRHHRNKSEGPGTRQLRVGELIRHALSETLNRGEVQDPAVSGRSITVTEVSLSPDLRNATVFVEPLGGVEVDDVLAGLNRSARFLSGRIARSVKLKYAPKLVFRRDETFEHADHIDRILRSDAVRGDLDDDGTA, from the coding sequence ATGCGTCATCACCGCAACAAGTCCGAAGGGCCCGGCACGCGGCAACTGCGTGTCGGCGAACTGATCCGTCACGCGTTGTCGGAAACGCTGAACCGCGGCGAGGTACAGGATCCGGCGGTCAGCGGCCGCTCGATCACCGTGACCGAGGTTTCGCTCTCGCCCGACCTGCGCAACGCCACGGTCTTCGTCGAACCGCTGGGCGGCGTCGAGGTCGATGACGTTCTGGCCGGCCTGAACCGCTCGGCCCGTTTCCTGTCCGGCCGGATCGCCCGCTCGGTGAAGCTGAAATACGCGCCGAAGCTGGTCTTCCGCCGCGACGAGACCTTCGAACACGCCGACCACATCGACCGGATACTGCGCTCCGACGCCGTCCGCGGCGACCTGGACGACGATGGGACGGCGTAG